A genomic segment from Marmota flaviventris isolate mMarFla1 chromosome 7, mMarFla1.hap1, whole genome shotgun sequence encodes:
- the Znf518b gene encoding zinc finger protein 518B — MQIKKMKDIGEPSYATPMNGTHNSLTLSPKHPNSNRATRPDRQEAQALLYQGSEAEAAMMTIATCAKCRSVHKVPLQDLKKGPGQGQTEDGYVCLPCSLQTAPPHFHFMNGDPRATHVGNKTEAISSPINNKFKVRNFKPGKYYCDKCRFSTKDPLQHRKHTLQHEEIRFICSHCSYVSYTKGEFQRHLVKHTGIFPYQCEYCDYGAIRNDYIVKHRKRVHERAGAKRPLKTATKLDPKRTSISRQNIELLKAPSLRTAFQNRLSDQLSRFSLHANKDKIHNILLLPESKEYQKDVVCIPNQMTLPEPNEVGLFENKSVEVEVLSPSKEPVQPGVPLTVVAPAELVVPANCLAQLMDVKVVNGTQQLLLKLFPLEEKSHLEAGSGDGGDPEHVTKEKCSKEPENVFSAENIKSLAIEGNTGRLVGVDNLRSSVQRQLKDVKWVRSCDLVSGSRVQDHREHLLSSDGVENLQTRNDLYSHRTALPFTSLKGHSPASVLKSGAMCGLGAASDPFPSKAADSFTKDGRNVHSDSQPLFHLALTPPATSFFGEKGLLPAVSQSDLEPGSQSNVPAKMASSPGKLEGDQAEDKAASDLSQTSPSQESEYLYTDMTRGEDGTRSEPGGDPGELKNSERTSETSEGPVISSVFSLSSGSENVPEGIKWNSSTSKIKSIELLRRKIAQLIESCGKPSSLSANSARGRSTSKGTSKATPEGIQDINLSLPGPGTSTGPLQTPQNEDDVTGSGQLAHQQVYPQFANGSEGNTESRGTRKAHVATPVLIPKGAVLRVLNSSEDAHIIEATCDAPVGIPCSKAQLPKPAPYCPMKQTDSDLQPLTSDSGPIDMSPGLETALRPKPRKEDAMCSAIPRKTGPGPGQHGCSDLRRPGRLLSRSLPMSRNKTRQVNSSKKKSKLQANANRCLKDPSVFQVARQLRLMAAKPDQLIKCPRRNQPVIVLNHPDVDSPEVTNVMKVINKYKGNVLKVVLSERTRCQLGIRRQHMRLTYQNVEDANLLKRQMMLKMKLKKVHKNNYQVVDSLPDDSSQCIFKCWFCGRLYEDQEEWMSHGQRHLIEATRDWDVLSSKGK; from the coding sequence atgcaaataaagaaGATGAAGGATATTGGAGAGCCTTCGTACGCTACCCCAATGAATGGCACACATAACTCCTTGACCCTGTCACCCAAacaccctaattctaacagagCAACTCGGCCAGACAGACAAGAAGCACAGGCCCTTTTGTATCAGGGCTCGGAGGCGGAGGCTGCCATGATGACTATTGCAACATGTGCAAAGTGCAGAAGTGTTCACAAAGTCCCTCTTCAAGATTTGAAGAAGGGTCCTGGGCAAGGCCAAACGGAAGACGGATATGTCTGCCTCCCATGCAGCCTTCAGACGGCTCCTCCCCATTTTCACTTCATGAATGGGGATCCCAGGGCCACTCATGTTGGAAACAAAACCGAAGCCATCTCGAGTCCCATCAATAACAAATTCAAGGTGAGGAACTTTAAGCCAGGCAAATACTACTGTGATAAGTGCCGGTTTTCCACCAAGGACCCACTGCAGCACAGGAAGCACACGCTGCAGCACGAGGAGATCAGATTCATCTGCTCCCACTGCAGCTACGTCTCCTACACAAAGGGGGAGTTTCAGAGGCACCTGGTGAAGCACACGGGCATATTCCCTTATCAGTGTGAGTACTGTGACTATGGTGCTATTAGAAATGACTACATTGTCAAGCACAGGAAGAGAGTCCATGAGAGGGCTGGTGCTAAGAGACCTCTCAAAACTGCCACCAAGCTGGACCCAAAAAGAACTAGCATTTCCAGACAGAACATAGAGCTCTTAAAGGCCCCTAGCCTAAGGACCGCATTTCAGAACAGGTTGTCGGATCAGCTCTCAAGATTCTCTCTTCATGCTAATAAAGACAAAATTCACAATATCCTATTGCTACCTGAATCAAAGGAATACCAGAAAGATGTTGTGTGTATTCCCAATCAAATGACCTTACCCGAGCCAAATGAAGTTGGTCTGTTTGAGAACAAAAGCGTTGAGGTGGAAGTGTTATCTCCTTCAAAGGAACCCGTTCAACCCGGTGTGCCACTGACGGTCGTGGCCCCGGCGGAGCTAGTTGTCCCTGCAAACTGTTTAGCCCAGTTGATGGACGTGAAGGTTGTCAACGGCACACAGCAGCTCCTTCTCAAACTGTTTCCACTGGAGGAAAAGAGTCACCTGGAAGCTGGCAGTGGCGATGGAGGCGATCCAGAGCATGTGACTAAAGAGAAGTGTTCAAAGGAGCcagaaaatgtattttctgcAGAAAATATAAAGTCACTAGCAATAGAAGGGAACACTGGAAGACTTGTAGGTGTAGATAACCTTCGGTCTTCAGTTCAGAGACAACTGAAAGATGTGAAGTGGGTGAGGTCTTGTGATCTTGTGTCTGGCTCCCGTGTGCAGGATCACAGGGAACACCTTCTCAGTTCTGATGGGGTTGAGAATTTGCAGACAAGGAATGATTTGTATTCACATAGGACCGCTCTTCCTTTTACCTCCTTAAAAGGTCACTCTCCAGCCTCTGTCTTGAAAAGTGGTGCCATGTGTGGTCTCGGAGCTGCTTCAGACCCTTTTCCTTCTAAAGCTGCCGATTCTTTCACAAAAGATGGAAGAAATGTGCACAGTGACTCTCAGCCGTTATTTCATCTGGCTCTGACACCTCCAGCCACTTCCTTCTTTGGGGAAAAGGGCTTACTACCTGCAGTCAGTCAGAGTGACTTGGAACCTGGAAGTCAGAGCAATGTTCCTGCTAAAATGGCTTCCTCTCCTGGGAAGCTGGAAGGTGACCAGGCAGAGGACAAGGCAGCTTCAGATCTAAGCCAGACCTCCCCTTCACAGGAGAGTGAGTATTTATACACAGATATGACCAGAGGGGAAGACGGAACTAGATCTGAGCCTGGAGGCGACCCTGGGGAATTGAAGAATTCTGAAAGGACCAGTGAGACTTCCGAGGGCCCTGTCATCTCATCAGTATTTTCTCTGAGCTCTGGGTCTGAAAATGTCCCAGAGGGCATTAAGTGGAATAGTTCAACATCCAAAATAAAGTCAATTGAACTCTTACGCAGAAAGATCGCCCAGCTGATTGAGTCCTGTGGCAAGCCTTCGTCTTTGTCTGCAAATAGTGCACGGGGTCGGTCCACGTCAAAGGGAACCTCCAAAGCAACACCTGAAGGCATTCAGGACATTAACTTGTCACTTCCTGGCCCAGGCACTTCCACAGGTCCCCTCCAGACACCTCAGAATGAAGATGATGTCACTGGCAGTGGACAGCTTGCTCATCAGCAGGTCTATCCACAGTTTGCTAATGGCAGTGAGGGGAACACTGAAAGCAGAGGGACCAGGAAGGCTCATGTGGCCACTCCAGTGCTGATCCCCAAAGGGGCCGTGTTGAGGGTTCTCAACTCCTCTGAGGATGCCCACATCATAGAGGCTACCTGCGACGCACCTGTCGGCATACCTTGCAGCAAAGCACAGTTACCAAAACCAGCTCCTTACTGCCCCATGAAACAGACAGACTCAGACTTGCAGCCTTTGACCAGTGACAGTGGGCCAATCGACATGTCCCCAGGTCTCGAGACAGCTCTTCGGCCTAAACCAAGAAAAGAGGATGCTATGTGTAGCGCCATCCCTAGGAAaactggccctgggcctggacaGCATGGCTGTAGTGACCTGAGGAGGCCAGGGAGACTGCTGTCCAGGAGTCTTCCAATGAGTAGGAATAAAACCAGGCAAGTGAATTCATCCAAGAAGAAAAGCAAACTTCAGGCCAATGCCAACCGCTGCCTCAAGGATCCTTCCGTTTTTCAGGTTGCCAGACAGCTCCGACTGATGGCCGCCAAACCAGATCAGTTGATTAAATGCCCCCGTCGGAACCAGCCAGTCATCGTGCTAAATCATCCTGATGTGGACTCACCAGAAGTGACCAATGTGATGAAGGTGATCAATAAGTACAAGGGCAACGTCCTCAAGGTGGTTTTATCAGAAAGGACAAGGTGTCAGCTTGGCATTCGACGGCAGCACATGCGACTGACCTACCAGAACGTGGAGGATGCCAATCTGCTCAAAAGGCAAATGATGttgaaaatgaaactgaaaaaggTTCATAAAAACAACTACCAGGTGGTGGACTCCTTGCCCGATGATTCGTCCCAGTGTATATTCAAGTGCTGGTTTTGTGGGCGGCTGTATGAGGACCAGGAAGAGTGGATGAGTCATGGCCAGCGGCATTTGATAGAGGCAACTAGAGACTgggatgttctttcttccaagggCAAATGA